A region from the Cystobacter ferrugineus genome encodes:
- the zwf gene encoding glucose-6-phosphate dehydrogenase: MQSAMEAWNEIAAGGEQALDIPEPCTVILFGASGDLAGRKLIPSLFRLFQEGHLPAEFTVVGVSLTPMGNEEFRARMRIAATQALGANRVDEAAWNVFARGLYYMTLDVSSAQDYARLGGLLGQVEAERRTRSNRLFYLAVSPTLFGEVVERLGTSGLSRPHASGWSRIVVEKPFGTDLSSARRLNTRLRRYFDEGHIYRMDHYLGKEMVQNLLVLRFANRIFEPLWSRQYIDHVQVTCAEPLGVEGRGGYYEHAGVVRDMIQNHVFQVLSLIAMEPPTSLEPEAVRDAKVRVLETARPFTPERIQAECVRGQYGPGLIAGTRVCGYRQEPGVSPTSGVETYAMLTMRFDNPRWAGVPFYVRSGKRLKERATEVVVQFKEGRGLFGSEQRERLSANQLLIRIQPHESVTLRVAMKAPGRAVRVRDMDMSYVYSSTQEGPPPEAYERLLLDSMLGVSTLYTREDMVERAWELVMPVLDAWSKEGAEPNYAAGSWGPEEASRLLDSHGHTWHGR; the protein is encoded by the coding sequence TCTTCGGCGCATCCGGAGATCTGGCGGGACGCAAGCTCATTCCCTCGCTCTTCCGGCTCTTCCAGGAGGGACACCTGCCCGCGGAGTTCACCGTCGTCGGCGTCTCGCTCACCCCGATGGGGAACGAGGAGTTCCGCGCGCGGATGCGGATCGCGGCCACGCAGGCGCTCGGGGCCAACCGGGTGGACGAAGCCGCGTGGAACGTGTTCGCCCGGGGGCTGTACTACATGACGTTGGATGTCTCCTCCGCCCAGGACTACGCACGGCTGGGTGGGCTGCTCGGACAGGTGGAAGCGGAGCGGCGGACACGGAGCAACCGCCTCTTCTACCTCGCGGTGTCGCCCACCCTCTTCGGTGAGGTGGTGGAGCGGCTGGGAACGTCAGGCCTGTCCAGGCCCCACGCGAGCGGCTGGTCCCGCATCGTCGTCGAGAAGCCCTTCGGCACGGATCTCTCCAGCGCGCGGCGGCTCAACACCCGGCTGCGCCGGTACTTCGACGAGGGGCACATCTACCGGATGGATCACTACCTCGGAAAGGAGATGGTGCAGAACCTGCTGGTGCTCCGCTTCGCCAACCGCATCTTCGAGCCTCTCTGGAGCCGTCAATACATCGACCACGTCCAGGTGACGTGCGCCGAGCCGTTGGGCGTCGAGGGGCGGGGCGGGTACTACGAGCACGCGGGGGTGGTGCGGGACATGATCCAGAACCATGTCTTCCAGGTGCTCTCGCTCATCGCCATGGAGCCGCCCACGAGCCTCGAGCCCGAAGCGGTGCGCGACGCGAAGGTCCGCGTGCTGGAGACGGCGCGGCCCTTCACCCCCGAGCGCATCCAGGCCGAGTGCGTGCGCGGGCAATACGGACCGGGCCTCATCGCCGGCACTCGCGTGTGTGGATACCGCCAGGAACCAGGCGTCTCCCCCACCTCCGGCGTGGAGACCTACGCGATGCTCACCATGCGCTTCGACAACCCGCGTTGGGCCGGTGTGCCCTTCTACGTGCGCTCCGGCAAACGGCTGAAGGAGCGCGCCACCGAGGTCGTGGTGCAATTCAAGGAGGGCCGCGGCCTCTTCGGCTCGGAGCAGCGCGAGCGGCTGTCCGCCAATCAGTTGCTCATCCGGATCCAACCGCACGAGAGCGTCACCCTGCGCGTGGCGATGAAGGCTCCCGGGCGAGCGGTGCGCGTGCGCGACATGGACATGAGCTACGTCTACTCCTCCACCCAGGAGGGGCCGCCGCCCGAGGCCTATGAGCGGTTGCTGTTGGACAGCATGCTGGGGGTCTCCACGCTCTACACGCGGGAGGACATGGTCGAGCGGGCCTGGGAGCTGGTCATGCCCGTGCTGGACGCCTGGTCCAAGGAGGGTGCCGAGCCAAACTACGCCGCTGGGAGTTGGGGCCCGGAGGAGGCCAGCCGCCTGCTCGACAGCCATGGGCACACCTGGCACGGGCGGTGA
- a CDS encoding ELWxxDGT repeat protein yields MKKSWTGLAIACALALAISGVLAEAKEGRHGGHGHAQLLKSFPAMNNPSIRGITELVEYRGTTFFGRSPDNGGASLWKSNGTAKGTVLVKQFPAVAGASIRELTVAGGRLFFVANDGEHGAEPWLSDGTPQGTRMLADLTPGPDSSSLEELVAVQNTLFFLRTYPGTTVHEELWKSDGSRAGTVRVKDLGTVPSGGIAIGLTASGDVLYFSGLDPEHGREPWKSDGTEAGTTIIKDINPGPASSFPNFPVFIEEGVNYFAATDPVYGRELWRSDSTESGTVLVEDIVPGPESSRPRPFTVFKGRLYFTSSESPDGAVRLRKFEPGRPQSEHITDIPNPFGPGAPPPQEPLVVNAAEAAGQLFMTVYFPGLTSPTPRDVQLWRTNGTSGGTRLLHKPLFISDRYRPPNLIPMGDRVLFTGSSPEAGDELWVTDGSVRGTRVLQDLLPGATSSAPLFLTRSTGELFFVAQGADRGEQLWKLPRHKHQNQARRGTR; encoded by the coding sequence ATGAAAAAGAGTTGGACTGGACTGGCAATCGCCTGTGCCCTGGCCTTGGCCATCAGTGGAGTGCTCGCGGAGGCAAAAGAAGGCAGACACGGCGGACATGGGCACGCGCAGCTCCTGAAGAGCTTCCCGGCCATGAACAACCCCAGCATCCGCGGCATCACGGAGCTGGTGGAGTACCGAGGGACGACCTTCTTCGGCCGAAGCCCCGACAACGGGGGAGCCTCCCTCTGGAAGAGCAATGGCACCGCCAAGGGCACCGTCCTGGTCAAGCAGTTCCCCGCGGTGGCCGGCGCCAGCATCCGCGAGTTGACCGTCGCGGGTGGCCGTCTCTTCTTCGTGGCGAATGACGGAGAGCACGGCGCCGAGCCCTGGCTCAGTGATGGCACTCCCCAGGGCACCCGCATGCTCGCGGATCTCACCCCGGGACCCGACTCCTCATCCCTGGAAGAGCTGGTCGCCGTCCAGAACACCCTGTTCTTCTTGCGGACATATCCAGGGACCACGGTCCATGAGGAGTTGTGGAAGAGCGATGGCTCCCGGGCCGGGACCGTGCGCGTCAAGGATCTGGGCACGGTGCCCAGCGGGGGGATCGCCATCGGGCTGACCGCCTCCGGCGACGTGCTCTATTTCAGCGGGTTGGATCCGGAACACGGCCGCGAGCCCTGGAAGAGCGATGGCACCGAGGCCGGGACCACGATCATCAAGGACATCAACCCGGGCCCCGCCAGCTCGTTCCCCAACTTCCCCGTCTTCATCGAGGAAGGAGTGAACTACTTCGCCGCCACCGATCCCGTCTACGGACGCGAGCTGTGGAGGTCGGATTCGACGGAGAGCGGCACGGTGCTCGTGGAGGACATCGTCCCCGGTCCCGAGAGCTCCCGGCCGCGACCCTTCACCGTCTTCAAGGGGCGGCTCTACTTCACCTCGAGCGAATCGCCCGATGGGGCCGTGAGGCTGCGCAAGTTCGAGCCGGGCCGTCCCCAATCGGAGCACATCACCGACATCCCCAACCCCTTCGGTCCCGGAGCGCCCCCGCCGCAGGAGCCCCTCGTCGTCAACGCCGCGGAGGCAGCCGGCCAGCTCTTCATGACCGTCTACTTCCCAGGCCTCACCAGCCCCACCCCTCGGGACGTCCAGCTCTGGCGCACCAACGGCACCTCGGGAGGGACGCGGCTGCTCCACAAGCCGCTGTTCATCTCGGACCGCTACCGGCCACCCAACCTCATCCCCATGGGCGACCGCGTCCTCTTCACCGGCTCCAGTCCGGAGGCGGGCGATGAGTTGTGGGTGACCGATGGCTCCGTGCGCGGCACGCGTGTGCTGCAGGATCTGCTGCCCGGGGCCACCAGCTCAGCGCCCCTGTTCCTGACTCGCTCGACCGGAGAGTTGTTCTTCGTGGCCCAGGGCGCCGACCGCGGCGAACAGCTCTGGAAGCTCCCGCGCCACAAGCATCAGAACCAGGCCCGCCGGGGCACGCGCTGA
- a CDS encoding SDR family NAD(P)-dependent oxidoreductase produces MMEQEYRTALIAGAPSQLARELALWLGEKGLRVYVSARDPEELEPYLARARDSGAQLIPVELDTTRVESARERILALDEECGGLDLVVAAGMYEETSARNFPWERAHHLLQINVTGTVAILSAVLPRMLKRGRGHLVGISSLAAYRGLARRSAYSGSKAFISNFMESLRAELWNTPLRITCVYPGHLRNHHAVRAHPEPFALEEKDAAARMGRAILQGKSRCALPWQPALFMRLMQLLPGALFDRIARRMR; encoded by the coding sequence ATGATGGAGCAGGAGTATCGAACCGCGCTCATCGCGGGAGCGCCGAGCCAGCTCGCACGCGAACTGGCGCTCTGGCTCGGCGAGAAGGGCCTGCGCGTCTACGTCTCGGCGCGCGACCCGGAGGAGCTGGAGCCCTACCTCGCGCGGGCCCGGGACTCCGGCGCCCAGCTCATCCCGGTGGAGCTGGACACCACCCGGGTGGAGTCCGCGCGGGAGCGCATCCTCGCCCTCGACGAGGAGTGTGGCGGGCTGGATCTGGTGGTCGCCGCGGGCATGTACGAGGAGACGAGCGCCCGGAACTTCCCCTGGGAGCGAGCGCACCACCTCCTCCAGATCAATGTCACGGGCACGGTGGCGATCCTGTCGGCGGTGCTGCCACGCATGTTGAAGCGTGGCCGGGGGCACCTGGTGGGCATCTCCAGCCTCGCCGCGTACCGGGGCCTGGCGAGGCGCTCGGCCTACTCGGGCTCCAAGGCGTTCATCTCCAACTTCATGGAGAGCCTTCGCGCGGAGCTGTGGAACACCCCTCTGCGCATCACCTGCGTCTACCCCGGCCACCTGCGCAACCACCACGCGGTAAGAGCCCATCCCGAGCCCTTCGCCCTGGAGGAGAAGGACGCGGCGGCGCGCATGGGACGCGCCATCCTCCAGGGCAAGTCCCGGTGCGCCCTGCCCTGGCAGCCCGCCCTCTTCATGCGCTTGATGCAATTGCTTCCCGGAGCCCTCTTCGACAGGATCGCCCGCCGCATGCGTTGA
- a CDS encoding type III polyketide synthase, producing MKNNTSVRDLHPTFLGLSSAFPKNAYLQKDLYETFGKQMYGDIAALERIIRRVRVKRRYLALDPNEVLGRKVGLGERMAIFEREVLEVGGRSLEAVLRKVDRETIGSFVMASSTGYIAPTPDLLLARQHHLPSRLRRTFVGNMACNGGMNALNVALDSLLARPDERVLLNCTEFSSLHVRPEESSREQVVVHALFADASASTVMSMEPPGVGPQVLDFTSTHLYDAVDLMTWRLVDEGFRMTLSPEVPGLIGEHIDSLIGTLTARAGLSTSDIKHWAIHPGGPKIVEVIGQKYGLTDTQLRSTWHILEEYGNCSSATVFLVLEDMIAQDKPLPGEYGVMLAFGPGLTMEGALLRF from the coding sequence ATGAAAAACAACACGTCCGTCCGCGATCTCCATCCCACGTTCCTCGGCCTGAGTTCGGCGTTCCCGAAGAACGCCTATCTCCAGAAGGATCTCTACGAAACGTTCGGCAAGCAGATGTACGGGGACATCGCCGCGCTCGAGCGCATCATCCGCCGCGTCCGCGTGAAGCGCCGCTACCTGGCGCTGGACCCGAACGAGGTGCTGGGGCGCAAGGTCGGGCTCGGTGAGCGCATGGCCATCTTCGAGCGGGAAGTGCTGGAGGTGGGAGGCCGCTCGCTGGAGGCGGTGCTGCGCAAGGTGGATCGCGAGACCATTGGCAGCTTCGTCATGGCCAGCAGCACCGGCTACATCGCGCCCACGCCGGACCTGCTCCTGGCGAGGCAGCACCACCTGCCCTCCCGGCTGCGCCGCACCTTCGTGGGCAACATGGCCTGCAACGGAGGGATGAACGCGCTCAACGTCGCCCTGGACAGCCTCCTGGCGCGCCCGGACGAGCGCGTGCTCCTCAACTGCACCGAGTTCAGCTCGCTCCACGTCCGCCCCGAGGAGTCGAGCCGCGAGCAGGTCGTCGTCCACGCGCTCTTCGCCGATGCCAGTGCCTCCACCGTGATGAGCATGGAGCCGCCGGGTGTGGGGCCCCAGGTGCTGGACTTCACCTCCACGCACCTCTACGACGCGGTCGACTTGATGACGTGGCGCCTGGTGGACGAGGGCTTCCGGATGACGCTCTCACCCGAAGTGCCCGGCCTCATCGGTGAGCACATCGACTCGCTCATCGGGACACTCACCGCGAGGGCCGGGCTGAGCACCAGTGACATCAAGCACTGGGCCATCCACCCGGGTGGGCCGAAGATCGTGGAAGTCATTGGCCAGAAGTACGGGCTGACCGACACCCAGCTCCGCTCCACCTGGCACATCCTCGAGGAGTACGGCAACTGCTCCTCGGCCACCGTCTTCCTCGTCCTGGAGGACATGATCGCCCAGGACAAGCCTCTGCCGGGTGAGTACGGCGTGATGCTCGCCTTCGGCCCCGGGTTGACGATGGAAGGGGCGCTGCTGCGCTTCTGA
- a CDS encoding flavin-containing monooxygenase encodes MTGRADLSEHTSGGLAARTEAWVEHHDVLIVGAGLSGIGAAYHLQSRCPGKSYVILEGREAIGGTWDLFRYPGIRSDSDMHTLGYAFRPWVEAKAIADGPSILRYVRETARENGIERHIRFQHHVKRASWSSKEARWTVEAERGPGKELVRYTCDFLLMCSGYYNYAEGHRPEFPGEERFQGRIVHPQFWPESLDYENKRVVVIGSGATAVTLVPEMAKKAAHVTMLQRSPTYVVSRPAEDRLANVFRRLLPAKLAYALTRWRNVLGGIVSYKLVRKWPQWASRRLIDLVREQLGPGYDVSTHFTPSYNPWDQRICLVPDADLFNALNQGRASVVTDHIETFTEKGISLRSGQQLEADVIVTATGLKLQLLGDIELSIDGERPDLSKCLTYKGMMLSDVPNLALAFGYTNASWTLKVDLTFEYVCRLLNHMQRHGYTHCTPRRDASVEEQPFMDFSSGYVQRALGLMPKQGSKRPWRLYQNYALDLLTLRFGRIEDGTMEFFRATKPATAGQPQLAARTREAA; translated from the coding sequence ATGACTGGCCGCGCGGACCTGAGCGAACACACGTCGGGCGGCCTGGCCGCGAGGACGGAGGCCTGGGTGGAGCACCATGACGTGCTCATCGTGGGCGCCGGGCTGTCGGGTATCGGCGCGGCCTATCACCTGCAGTCCAGGTGTCCGGGCAAGAGCTATGTGATCCTCGAGGGGCGCGAGGCGATTGGCGGGACGTGGGATTTGTTCCGCTACCCGGGCATCCGCTCGGACTCGGACATGCACACGCTGGGCTATGCGTTCCGGCCGTGGGTCGAGGCGAAGGCGATCGCCGACGGACCGTCCATCCTGCGCTACGTGCGGGAGACGGCACGCGAGAATGGGATTGAGCGGCACATCCGCTTCCAGCACCACGTCAAGAGGGCCTCGTGGTCCTCGAAGGAGGCGCGCTGGACGGTGGAGGCCGAGCGTGGGCCCGGCAAGGAGCTCGTGCGTTACACCTGCGACTTCCTGCTCATGTGCAGCGGCTACTACAACTATGCCGAGGGCCACCGGCCCGAGTTTCCCGGGGAGGAGCGCTTCCAGGGCCGCATCGTCCATCCGCAGTTCTGGCCGGAGTCGTTGGACTACGAGAACAAGCGCGTCGTGGTGATTGGCAGTGGCGCGACGGCGGTCACCCTCGTGCCCGAGATGGCGAAGAAGGCCGCGCACGTCACCATGCTGCAGCGCTCGCCGACGTATGTCGTCTCGCGCCCGGCCGAGGATCGCCTCGCCAACGTGTTTCGCCGCCTTCTGCCGGCGAAGCTCGCCTACGCGCTCACGCGCTGGAGGAACGTGCTCGGCGGCATCGTCTCCTACAAGTTGGTGCGCAAGTGGCCCCAGTGGGCCAGCCGGCGCCTCATCGACCTGGTGCGTGAGCAACTGGGCCCCGGCTACGATGTCTCGACCCACTTCACGCCCAGCTACAATCCGTGGGATCAACGCATCTGTCTCGTCCCGGACGCGGACCTGTTCAACGCACTCAATCAGGGCCGTGCCTCGGTCGTCACCGATCACATCGAGACGTTCACCGAGAAGGGCATCTCACTGCGCTCCGGCCAGCAGCTCGAGGCGGATGTCATCGTGACCGCCACGGGTCTCAAGCTGCAACTGCTCGGCGACATCGAGCTCAGCATCGACGGCGAGCGGCCCGACCTGTCGAAGTGCCTCACCTACAAGGGCATGATGCTCAGCGACGTGCCGAACCTCGCCCTCGCGTTCGGCTACACCAATGCGTCGTGGACGCTGAAGGTGGACCTCACCTTCGAGTATGTCTGCCGGCTGCTCAATCACATGCAGCGGCATGGCTACACGCACTGCACGCCGCGCCGCGACGCCTCGGTCGAGGAGCAGCCCTTCATGGACTTCTCGTCGGGCTACGTCCAGCGGGCGCTCGGGCTGATGCCGAAGCAGGGCTCGAAGCGGCCGTGGCGGCTCTATCAGAACTACGCGCTCGATCTGCTCACGCTGCGCTTCGGCAGGATCGAAGATGGCACGATGGAGTTCTTTCGCGCGACGAAGCCCGCCACGGCCGGGCAGCCCCAGCTCGCGGCGAGGACGCGCGAGGCGGCCTGA
- a CDS encoding TetR/AcrR family transcriptional regulator — protein MVDRRLYRGSSAEERRAQRREQFLEAAIRVYGEQGYRHATVKAVCEAAGLTERYFYESFSNSEELLVASFQAVTDFLLEELEKASASASGDAIERTRTMLQAYYEALKDSPQSARVFLVEISGVSPEVDRAFVAALEAFGALLARTISPHEGGGTTDDPLLRAGVVGGVLHIALNWILGGYTRPIREVVNAALRLCLVLAPGGRNPTRGRSV, from the coding sequence ATGGTCGACCGACGACTCTATCGCGGCTCCTCCGCCGAGGAGCGCCGGGCGCAGCGGCGCGAACAGTTCCTCGAAGCAGCCATCCGTGTCTATGGCGAGCAGGGGTATCGCCATGCGACGGTGAAGGCCGTCTGTGAGGCGGCCGGGCTGACCGAGCGCTACTTCTACGAGTCATTCTCCAATAGCGAGGAGTTGCTCGTCGCCTCGTTCCAGGCCGTGACGGACTTCCTCCTGGAAGAATTGGAGAAGGCCAGTGCCAGCGCCTCGGGAGACGCCATCGAGCGCACCCGCACGATGCTCCAGGCCTACTACGAGGCGCTCAAGGACAGTCCCCAATCGGCGCGGGTCTTCCTCGTGGAGATCTCGGGAGTGAGCCCCGAGGTGGACCGAGCCTTCGTCGCCGCCCTCGAGGCCTTTGGCGCGCTGCTCGCCCGGACGATCTCACCGCACGAGGGGGGCGGCACGACGGACGACCCCCTGCTGCGCGCGGGTGTGGTCGGCGGCGTGCTCCATATCGCCTTGAATTGGATCCTGGGTGGCTACACGCGGCCCATTCGTGAGGTGGTCAACGCCGCCCTGCGCCTGTGTCTCGTGCTCGCGCCTGGAGGCAGGAACCCAACGCGTGGGAGAAGCGTTTGA
- a CDS encoding membrane dipeptidase, which translates to MASPVFGFADLHCHVMAHLGFGGHLLAGFPDGDIERALSRCDLHLHGAWGLGQFGRDWPLVQAFIEGGFGHGPCGHGTYADWPSFSTMAHQQVFVDWLKRAHDGGLRLLCSVAVHNELLGAQMQRRGQPLDSDERSIEKQMRELRRFVARHASWMGLALSAAEARRLISEGKLAVVAGVEVDSLDSLRGDRAALNKHPLTPQHLPRIFEWLRDQGIRMMTPLHLANNSLGGTAVYDDKFNLLNHYLRGRYIDVEGSNQVSFRMGHDLGFETRAAITVYEVMHGARYPGGYALNAPGLGHINRMGLTPVGEAFLREAMRQGFILDVDHMSTHCTNAALALAEGSGYPVVASHCAFRDQALEPHETSIKGKRAHEGMKTREQARRILELGGMLAPITNQHELKDFPGSSVANDCARSSKTWAQSYQYAVSLLREVGRGGVAMGTDFNGLNQQPGPRYGPHAAHGLVDDTLRVKRRRQQQINQLNAPPLPYSGTMYRTDVPFVRSRAGSREFDFNTDGLAHIGLLPDFIRDLVHVGMKDEQMDPLFSSAEAFLRMWESCEARGAALVAGELLDASIPRLS; encoded by the coding sequence ATGGCTTCCCCCGTGTTTGGCTTCGCCGATCTGCACTGCCACGTGATGGCGCATCTCGGATTCGGCGGGCACCTGCTCGCGGGCTTTCCGGATGGAGACATCGAGCGGGCACTGTCCCGGTGTGATCTCCACCTGCACGGGGCCTGGGGACTGGGGCAGTTCGGCCGGGACTGGCCCCTGGTGCAGGCGTTCATCGAGGGGGGCTTCGGCCACGGCCCTTGTGGCCATGGCACCTACGCGGACTGGCCCTCCTTCAGCACCATGGCGCACCAGCAGGTCTTCGTGGACTGGCTCAAGCGCGCCCATGACGGAGGGCTGCGGCTGCTGTGCAGCGTGGCCGTGCACAACGAGCTGCTCGGCGCGCAGATGCAACGGCGAGGGCAGCCCCTGGACTCGGACGAGCGCTCCATCGAGAAGCAGATGAGGGAGCTGCGCCGCTTCGTCGCGCGGCACGCGAGCTGGATGGGCCTGGCCCTGAGCGCCGCCGAGGCCCGGCGGCTCATCTCCGAGGGCAAGCTCGCCGTGGTGGCCGGCGTGGAGGTGGACTCGCTGGACAGCCTGCGCGGAGACCGGGCGGCGCTCAACAAGCACCCCCTCACCCCCCAGCACCTGCCGCGCATCTTCGAGTGGCTGCGCGACCAGGGCATCCGGATGATGACGCCGCTGCACCTGGCCAACAACAGCCTCGGGGGCACCGCCGTCTACGACGACAAGTTCAACCTGCTCAACCACTACCTGCGCGGCCGCTACATCGACGTGGAGGGCAGCAACCAGGTGAGCTTCCGCATGGGGCATGACCTGGGCTTCGAGACGCGCGCGGCCATCACCGTCTACGAGGTGATGCATGGGGCGCGCTACCCCGGAGGCTACGCCCTCAACGCGCCGGGGCTGGGTCACATCAACCGCATGGGGCTCACCCCCGTGGGCGAGGCCTTCCTGCGCGAGGCCATGCGCCAGGGGTTCATCCTCGACGTGGACCACATGTCCACGCACTGCACCAACGCGGCCCTCGCCCTGGCCGAGGGCAGCGGCTACCCCGTCGTCGCCTCGCACTGCGCCTTCCGCGACCAGGCGCTGGAGCCGCACGAGACGAGCATCAAGGGCAAGCGCGCCCACGAGGGCATGAAGACGCGCGAGCAGGCGCGGCGCATCCTGGAACTCGGGGGGATGCTCGCGCCCATCACCAACCAGCACGAGCTGAAGGACTTCCCGGGCAGCAGCGTGGCCAATGACTGCGCGCGCTCGTCCAAGACGTGGGCGCAGTCCTACCAGTACGCCGTGTCCCTGCTGCGCGAGGTGGGCCGGGGCGGCGTGGCCATGGGCACCGACTTCAACGGCCTCAACCAGCAGCCCGGGCCCCGCTACGGGCCCCATGCCGCCCATGGGCTCGTGGACGACACGCTGCGCGTCAAGCGCCGGCGCCAGCAGCAGATCAATCAGTTGAACGCACCGCCCCTGCCCTACTCGGGCACCATGTACCGCACGGACGTGCCCTTCGTGCGCTCGCGAGCCGGCTCGCGCGAGTTCGACTTCAACACCGACGGTCTGGCCCACATCGGGCTCTTGCCGGACTTCATCCGGGACCTCGTCCACGTGGGCATGAAGGACGAGCAGATGGATCCGCTCTTCTCCTCGGCCGAGGCCTTCCTGCGCATGTGGGAGTCCTGCGAGGCGCGGGGCGCGGCGCTCGTGGCCGGGGAGCTGCTGGACGCCTCCATCCCCCGGCTCTCCTAG
- a CDS encoding DUF2383 domain-containing protein — protein MSHANTDVETLNSFLRGELSAVETYRQAIGHVSTDRLRDQLQDCMRDHEQRVAAIRERISKLGGTPSEGSGVWGAFAKIVQAGADVLGEQSAIQALEQGEDHGLADYQRDMDKTHGEARRFVRMELLPAQKRTHDQMSKLKKTLH, from the coding sequence ATGTCGCACGCGAACACGGATGTGGAGACGCTCAATTCATTCCTGCGCGGGGAATTGTCCGCGGTGGAGACCTACCGGCAAGCCATCGGTCACGTGTCGACGGACCGGCTGCGCGATCAGTTGCAGGACTGCATGCGAGACCATGAGCAACGGGTCGCCGCCATCCGCGAGCGCATCAGCAAGCTGGGTGGCACGCCCTCCGAGGGCTCGGGCGTGTGGGGAGCATTCGCGAAGATCGTCCAGGCGGGCGCGGACGTCCTGGGAGAGCAGTCGGCCATCCAGGCGCTCGAGCAGGGAGAGGACCACGGCCTCGCCGACTACCAGCGCGACATGGACAAGACCCATGGAGAAGCGCGCCGCTTCGTGCGCATGGAACTGCTGCCCGCGCAGAAGCGCACGCATGATCAGATGAGCAAGCTCAAGAAGACGCTGCACTGA
- a CDS encoding sodium:proton antiporter: MRKVLIYSVLLLGGLAASQALPALGPGVYEPLTHVIRLLTMVGLAFIMIHVGQEFDLDKSNMRQYGWDYVVAATAATFPWIFVTLYFVFVLAPPEFWGQFALWKEALLQGRFAAPTSAGVLFSMLAAAGLGATWMFRKARILAIFDDLDTILLMVPLTVLLVGFRWQLGGVIALIVLLLWAGWKYLHRWHIPYRWPWVLGYSVLLALASELIYLATGYADSDAAVHFEVLLPAFILGCMSANPEHGLHEQDALEGQLPGLDARNEQRVATLISGGFMVLVGLSMPALGGAGAARQAEQSISAAAGGSPGWGLIALHVLAVTLLSNLGKMFPALCYRRAASPRERLALAIGLFPRGEVGAGVLVVALGYGISGTATTVALLSLALNLFLTGFFILGVKRLLAGARPEATSVSTLRESRPPRSQTPQPPRNIPAREGGY; this comes from the coding sequence ATGCGCAAAGTCCTCATCTACTCCGTCCTTCTTCTCGGAGGACTCGCGGCTTCGCAGGCGCTTCCGGCGCTCGGACCAGGCGTCTACGAACCGCTGACGCACGTCATCCGGCTGCTCACCATGGTGGGGCTGGCCTTCATCATGATTCACGTCGGGCAGGAGTTCGACCTGGACAAGTCGAACATGCGCCAGTACGGCTGGGACTACGTGGTGGCGGCCACCGCGGCCACCTTCCCCTGGATTTTCGTCACGCTCTACTTCGTCTTCGTGCTGGCCCCCCCGGAGTTCTGGGGACAGTTCGCCTTGTGGAAGGAGGCGCTGCTCCAGGGGCGGTTCGCCGCGCCGACGAGCGCCGGGGTGCTCTTCTCCATGCTCGCCGCCGCGGGCCTGGGCGCGACGTGGATGTTCCGCAAGGCGCGCATCCTCGCCATCTTCGACGACCTGGACACCATCCTCCTCATGGTGCCGCTCACGGTGCTCCTCGTCGGCTTCCGCTGGCAGCTCGGGGGCGTCATCGCCCTCATCGTCCTGCTCCTCTGGGCGGGGTGGAAGTACCTGCACCGCTGGCATATCCCGTACCGCTGGCCCTGGGTTCTCGGCTATTCGGTGCTGCTCGCGCTCGCCTCCGAGCTCATCTACCTCGCGACGGGGTACGCAGACTCCGACGCGGCGGTGCACTTCGAGGTCCTCCTGCCCGCCTTCATCCTGGGCTGCATGAGCGCCAATCCCGAGCACGGACTGCACGAGCAGGACGCGCTGGAGGGCCAGCTCCCCGGGCTCGATGCGCGCAACGAGCAGCGCGTCGCCACCCTCATCTCCGGCGGCTTCATGGTCCTGGTGGGACTGTCGATGCCCGCCCTGGGCGGAGCAGGGGCGGCAAGGCAAGCGGAGCAGAGCATCAGCGCCGCTGCGGGGGGCAGCCCGGGCTGGGGCCTCATCGCCCTCCATGTGCTGGCGGTGACCCTCCTGTCCAACCTGGGAAAGATGTTCCCGGCGCTGTGCTACCGCCGGGCGGCGAGCCCGCGCGAACGGCTCGCCCTCGCCATTGGCCTCTTTCCACGAGGAGAAGTCGGCGCCGGCGTGCTCGTCGTGGCACTGGGATATGGCATCAGCGGCACGGCGACGACCGTGGCCCTGCTGTCCCTGGCCCTCAACCTGTTCCTCACGGGCTTCTTCATTCTGGGCGTGAAGCGGCTGCTGGCGGGCGCTCGCCCCGAGGCCACTTCCGTGTCCACCCTCCGGGAGTCTCGTCCACCTCGGAGCCAGACACCCCAGCCCCCCAGGAACATTCCCGCACGCGAGGGAGGGTACTGA